A segment of the Manihot esculenta cultivar AM560-2 chromosome 13, M.esculenta_v8, whole genome shotgun sequence genome:
gcgttttgcgggctctttgttgcttggacctttctctaggtcagctgagttggtttagtgtgagcggtcaattctcgaggtcgTTGCCTCTcatgattgcccctgattctctgtttggctttgtattttggtatgcagtttgcttaggaatcgccttgccttaattcggtctgtcttatcgggtttaccagtactgcgctcgttttcttgagatcggcatgatgctttggtacttttggctgttgtgtgagattaAAGTCTATCTACCTGATGacttgagctcctttgggaggtcggagtttagctttttcatttatggtcccgtgccccaatcttttatgtgagatcagaactatgttctttatgagttgtttttgcttgttgcaccggatgatcttggggattctggctatttttgctccgggagatctttgagatctttgccggtcttctacctcagtgaggtcttctgcctcattgaggtcttctgccgcTTTGAGgttttctgcctctttgaggtcttctgcctctttgaggtcttctgcctttttgaggtcttctggctcttttgaggtcttctgcctctttgaggtcttctgcctcattgaggtcttctgcctctttgaggtcttctgcctctttgaggtcttctgtctcttttgaggtcttctgcctcattgaggtcttttgcctcttttgaggtcttctgcctctttgaggtcttctgcctcattgaggtcttctgcctcttttgaggtcttctgcctcttttgaggtcttctgcctctttgaggtcttctgcctcattgaggtcttctgcctcattgaggtcttctgcctctttgaggtcttctgcctctttgaggtctttttttggtgggacctcagtgaggtcttcttttgtcaagaccttgttgaggtcttcttttgctaggacctcagtgaggtcttcttttactaggacctcagtgaggtcttcttttgtcaagaccttgttgaggtcttcttttgctaggacctcagtgaggtcttcttttgccaggacctcagtgaggtcttcttttgctaggacctcagtgaggtcttcttttgctaggacctcagtgaggtcttcttttgccaggacctcagtgaggtcttcttttgctaggacctcagtgaggtcttcttttggtgggacctcagtgaggtcttcttttgtcaagaccttgttgaggtcttcttttgctaggacctcagtgaggtcttcttttgtcaagaccttgttgaggtcttcttttgctatgacctcagtgaggtcttcttttggtgggacctcagtgaggtcttcttttgtcaagaccttgttgaggtcttcttttgctaggacctcagtgaggtcttcttttggtgggacctcagtgaggtcttcttttgtcaagaccttgttgaggtcttcttttgctaggacctcagtgaggtcttcttttgtcaagaccttgttgaggtcttcttttgctatgacctcagtgaggtcttcttttggttggacctcagtgaggtcttcttttgtcaagaccttgttgaggtcttcttttgctaggacctcagtgaggtcttcttttggtgggacctcagtgaggtcttcttttgtcaagaccttgttgaggtcttcttttgctaggacctctgtgaggtcttcttttactaggacctcagtgaggtcttcttttgtcaagaccttgttgaggtcttcttttgctaggacctcagtgaggtcttcttttgtcaagaccttgttgaggtcttcttttgctatgacctcagtgaggtcttcttttggtgggacctcagtgaggtcttcttttgtcaagaccttgttggggggagatctttccgggctgtaacgatctgcccgaattgagtcttattgagcaggtcgggttgtttcgactgacttccgttgagaggaagtatgacgtcgaaaagtgtatgttcgctgccaatcttagggatatccgtgaTATGGGTATAGTGTTTTGTCCagttattctgtttcttcttttctcataatatcagaagatatgctgactctttataacttcttattttttgcagcttctgaggtaaaaatggatggcatcaaattccccaagaactttgccctgtctcgggagaatatgcatgcaatttttgacgcctttggggatgggcgttcggtaactgagattgctgcggagctggctcaggccgcttcctccaagaaggtcaGCCGTCCTCCTgtcaaagcttcttctcgatcttccaagccgagctcccGCAGCTCCAAGTCAGTTCGGCCATCTAACCGTGATGGGTCGAGCTCAACTTCGACGCCTGCGGAAGGATCCAGGGAGACTTCCttagctattgtggagcaggCCCAAGCTACTGGACAAGTGGGGCAAGATGTTGCCCATTCTGCTGAAGAGGTGTTAGGGGGAAAGTCTCAATCCCCTGTTGAAGACAAAGAGACCTCTGGGActgggatggagatcatcctcctagaggatcaaagcccagaggtttctgttgaaggtgcccctgcccctgtgagaaCTGAGCCTGAGGGCACTCCAAAAACTGGGGAGAAACGTTCAACCCCTTCTGGAGCGTCTGCCCCTTCTCCTGCCCGGAAGAGACCCAGAACTGCTGCCAGGCCTTCTCCACCTCTTCCTCCTATTGGGAAAGGGAAGGGCGTTTCTGCTGTCCCTTCGTCATCCCCTACCGTCGACGTTCTAGATCCGTCAGCTATTACCTCTGAATCTCCGGCCAGTGCCGTTGCCGCTCTTCTCAGGAAGCGAATGTTCAGCGGAgcaacagaggcttcggatcctcgccTTCTGGCTCTGACTGGCCATCTGGCCAGTTCGACTAAAGAGCAGGTGTCCTTCcggtctcgctctcgtgaggagctcggatccaccaTTAGAGAaatgctcctgatggtaagttattttttcatttctctCTGTGTTtggtttatttctttttcctaaATGTTGGCTTCTCTTACCAGGTGACAGGTCTTTTTATGGAAGTTGATGCTCGCGaccactctctccgggagtccgtggatcGCCAGATCGAAGAGGCGCGACGCGATGagaacctgactgccaccagcgacgcAAGAGGTcacctggcagccgcccgggagcagatccagacTCTCCAGGTGGAGTTACATTCTGCACGGGAAGCCACTAAAAAGGCTGAAGACAAAGCGGCTGAGGCAGCAGAGCACAGCAAATCCCTGGAATCAGAGCTGTCCCGTACTTGCGGGATTCTCCAGGAGACTGACAAGAGGGCAGCTGAAGTGgaagctcgttgtgtagaggttgtgaaacagctgtcctctatgacagcggcccttcaggagagggatgatGCTATTGGCCAGAAAGCTGAAGTCCAGCgccaatatgaggccttaaaggctgatttcgAAAGACTTCAAGCTTACCTGGATGAGGTGAAAGCTCAGAAGGGAggtgccctagcccgggtggaggtccttgagcaggaattgggtGCAAGTTCTGtggagttcaaccttcgccatcaacagcttaaaaatgaagtcagggctgtggagcgtaaatgtttagccctgctcgaggtggtaaagtatgccgaggggaaggctcagctaaatcgtgaacagtatatagcggagtatcaggagtctgatgagctgaaggttaaaatcgaacaggcctgtgaagctcatcttcaggactacaaagactcttctgagtttaaggaatttgtagctgaggcctgtgaagaGCATCTCGATGAGTTTAGAGCttctggtgagatgaaaaaggctatccttgataaggccttccgcatgtatgcgactggctacaatcgcggtttaagagaagctagacaggctcctgatatccctttggccaagcttcgcAAGCgagaagtggactcagatggtgAGTCAGTGctgtatggggaggatgatttccctatgcctcGAGGAGATTCCCGGAGGAACCGAGatcggccagctgagtcttgTTCAGAGgaatccgagctagggtcggaggAAGACGACTCTGATTCTGTGAAAGAGAGCCTTCACCCTGGGTCAGATGTTGCTCCTGTCATTAATGTTGCGAGCTCTGGCccaagggacaccgagcttccttctgAGGGGGCTGTAATTAGAGATAATGTAGGTGAGGGTGTTCTCACtggtgtaagtcctttaagggcTATTTATCCTCCCACCTTGCCGGAGGGATAATTTGTAATTATCACCttaatgaaatatcagtttcCTCTACTATTCTTGCTCTTTATGTGTCTTCTTTATGTATCTTTGAATTCATCTTAAGTTGCGAACTCAGCTCTTTAGTCTGATAGTCAGAGAGAGCAAATCTCATACCTTTTTATTGGCGACTTTGCATGTTTGCTTTTTAGCCCTGCCTTCTTGGCTGTGACTTTGTATACTTGTTccagataaactgatttaggctttgattaCAGCCGTAGtatcctcctaaggatttcATTTATGAGTCCTTCTATTGAGGGAGCTCGGTCTTTCTTCTTGGCCTTTATGTCTTGATCTTTTGAGGATATgaatctatccgagctgggagctcggttttGGGCTTTTAAGCATATCGATCCGAGTTTGGGAGCTCGACCTTGGCACTTCTTTAGCTGTTACGTCCCTTTAGTAGGTCGGAACCTTGAATTTTCTTAGCGGCTCCGGGCCTCTCTgtttttgtgaggtcggaaatATATTGTTGTAAATTGTCCCTGTAtgggaaatttttatttttgggaggctcttaagtccttcgCCAACTAGTTTTGTTTCCAGgaaatcttggggatcctggtcttctgcctcaccgaggtctctatgtctcagtaaggttttcttttgccaggagatcttggggatcccggtcttctacctccaggaggtctctatgtctcaaggaggtcttctagtgccaggagatcttggggatcctggtcttgtatccgggagatcttggggatcccggtcttctacctccaggaggtctctatgtctcaaggaggttttcttttgccaggagatcttggggatcctggtcttgtaattccgggagatcttggggatcccggtcttctacctccaggaggtctctatgtctcaaggaggttttcttttgccaggagatcttggggatcctggtcttgtaattccgggagatcttggggatcccggtcttctacctccaggaggtctctatgtctcaaggaggttttcttttgccaggagatcttggggatcctggtcttgtaattccgggagatcttggggatcccggtcttctacctccaggaggtctctatgtctcaaggaggttttcttttgccagggGCACCTTCAAcagaaacctctgggctttgatcctctaggaggatgatctccatcccagTCCCAGAGGTCTCTTTGTCTTCAACAGGGGATTGAGACTTTCCCCCTAACACCTCTTCAGCAGAATGGGCAACATCTTGCCCCACTTGTCCAGTAGCTTGGGcctgctccacaatagctaaGGAAGTCTCCCTGGATCCTTCCGCAGGCGTCG
Coding sequences within it:
- the LOC122721520 gene encoding flocculation protein FLO11-like, encoding MSQFKISEEWMLPLRSLNVALEIRLVGRSMGGTIRQVAEIILPRSSGRPPPLLPSLDINGRGSSARLVVFFDVKHQTEPEGTPKTGEKRSTPSGASAPSPARKRPRTAARPSPPLPPIGKGKGVSAVPSSSPTVDVLDPSAITSESPASAVAALLRKRMFSGATEASDPRLLALTGHLASSTKEQVSFRSRSREELGSTIREMLLMVTGLFMEVDARDHSLRESVDRQIEEARRDENLTATSDARGHLAAAREQIQTLQVELHSAREATKKAEDKAAEAAEHSKSLESELSRTCGILQETDKRAAEVEARCVEAASSKKVSRPPVKASSRSSKPSSRSSKSVRPSNRDGSSSTSTPAEGSRETSLAIVEQAQATGQVGQDVAHSAEEVLGGKTEPEGTPKTGEKRSTPSGASAPSPARKRPRTAARPSPPLPPIGKGKGVSAVPSSSPTVDVLDPSAITSESPASAVAALLRKRMFSGATEASDPRLLALTGHLASSTKEQVSFRSRSREELGSTIREMLLMVTGLFMEVDARDHSLRESVDRQIEEARRDENLTATSDARGHLAAAREQIQTLQVELHSAREATKKAEDKAAEAAEHSKSLESELSPALQERDDAIGQKAEVQRQYEALKADFERLQAYLDEVKAQKGGALARVEVLEQELGASSLRKREVDSDGESVLYGEDDFPMPRGDSRRNRDRPAESCSEESELGSEEDDSDSVKESLHPGSDVAPVINVASSGPRDTELPSEGAVIRDNVGEGVLTGVSPLRAIYPPTLPEG